One part of the Astatotilapia calliptera chromosome 9, fAstCal1.2, whole genome shotgun sequence genome encodes these proteins:
- the LOC113029417 gene encoding zinc finger protein 420-like, whose amino-acid sequence MSSTQKDQHGARSQRSQEADKPHRRKGEKTCTSDECGKDFTLKGHLKQHQVIHTGERPFSCDLCGKSFSTKGYLKQHQLIHSGVKAYSCDQCGRAFTRSSHLQDHLVIHTGERPFSCDLCGKSFSMKGYLKSHQLIHSGVKAYSCDQCGRAFTHSGSLQSHLVTHSGIKAYSCDICGKTFSQRGNRNIHLRIHTRDDVYCCEQCGKYFTTDAQLQQHMFTHTEERPYKCDLCEKTFKAPHYLRQHQQIHTRKRLYKCSYCEKQSDTDGSSSQPCHHCGGGKDFRCDLCGKTFSRQATLKTHQRRHTGDKLKYCKECGRNFITSTELKRHERIHSGVKKHLCDQCGSCFTTARELKRHKRVHTGEKPYKCRHCDKSFSDSGNRNRHERTHMEGNYSCDQCDKSFRNLSSYSEHKRSHVTNKLFHCYQCAKTFTSLSALCKHQRDHSGLKSLP is encoded by the exons atgagctcaacacagaag gaccaacatggagcgagaagtcagcgctctcaggaggccgacaaacctcacagaagaaagggagagaaaacatgCACCtctgacgagtgtgggaaggattttacTTTAAAGGGTcatctaaaacagcatcaggtcatccacactggagagagaccgttcagctgtgacttgtgtggaaagtctttttccacgAAGGGTTACCTAAaacaacaccaactcatccacagtggagttaaagcgtacagctgtgatcagtgtggcagagcttttactcgcagtagccacttacaggatcatcta gtcatccacactggagagagaccgttcagctgtgacttgtgtggaaagtctttttccatgaagGGTTACCTAAAatcacaccaactcatccacagtggagttaaagcgtacagctgtgatcagtgtggcagagcttttactcacagtggtagcttacagagtcatctagttacccactctggaattaaggcatacagctgtgacatttgtggaaaaactttcagccagaGAGGGAACCGAAATatacacctacgcattcacaccagagatgatgtgtactgctgtgaacagtgtggcaaatactttacaacagatgcacagttacaacaacacatgtttacccacactgaggagagaccttataaatgtgacctgtgtgagaagacttttaaagctcCACATTACCTGAgacaacaccaacagatccacaccagaaagagactctacaagtgcagttactgtgag aagcagagcgacacagatggatccagttctcaaccctgtcatcactgtggtggtgggaaagactttcgttgtgacctttgtggaaaaactttcagtcggCAAGCCACCCTTAAAAcacatcaacgtagacacactggagacaaactgaaatactgcaaagaatgtgggagaaacTTCATCACATCAACTGAGTTAAAACGACATGAACGgattcacagtggggttaaaaagcacctctgtgatcagtgtgggtcatgCTTCACCACTGCAAGGGAGCTTAAAAGacacaaacgagtccacacaggagagaaaccatacaagtgcagacactgtgacaaaagcttctcaGATTCAGGTAATCGTAACAGGCACgaacgtacacacatggaaggaaactacagctgtgaccagtgtgacaagagcttcaggaatctcagttcatactccgaacacaaacgatcccacgttactaataaactgtttcactgttaccaatgtgccaaaacattcacctcattgtctgctctgtgcaaacatcagcgtgatcactcagggctgaaatcactcccataa